DNA from Coffea arabica cultivar ET-39 chromosome 10c, Coffea Arabica ET-39 HiFi, whole genome shotgun sequence:
TGTAAGAATCTTTTGTGGGTTTTAATAGCAAACAAGGAGGGTCACTAAAAGATCAGCAAGAAATTGATCATGGGGTTGGAGTGGGAAGTGCAAGTCCGGTTCCCGTCGGACACACCTGTCGCCGGCATTGAGCTGAATCCATGGGTCCGTGTCAATTACAAAGGCTCTTACGTGTCCCCTCCCAACTATGCCCTCCAGTTTGCTTGGTTTGTTCTCTTTATTTTGTTCTTCTTAGTTTATGCTGcttttagtcttttttttttcctttggttgCTGGAAGATTTTATGAATGCTGTGACAACTcttgtcaatcaattttgagCTTTATCTAATGGCCAATTGGTCATGTGTACTAATTATGCTAAGTTATATTAAATTAATCATGACTCTTGAGCTTTACCCAATCCTCAAATCATCATAAGCAAATTGTCCATTTTCCATGATTTTATGTGTGTCAGAATTGTGATATGCTGCGAGAAGGGAGGTAGTCAATTGGGGAGTTTTTGGTTGGATGATGGGTGGATAAGATGATCACTGCCTAGTGTTAGAGTTCATAATAATCCAAGTTTTAGTCTTCAAGGCTATTTTGGGACTttaattgcaaaagatgctCTGTATTATATCCCTGTACACTAGGGATTGTGGTCTTAAATGTGCCAAGTATAGTTTCTCAGGTGCCGGATTTTGTCAAAGTCCAGCAGAAATGGCGTAATATAGCATTTTCTGCCATTAATTTAGACAAGTAATGAGAAGTGCATTTAATGAGGAGCAGAATAGGACAACTTGCAAACATGAAGAAATTTGGCTCAGTGACATGTTGAATATTGGCCTATGGGAGAGATATCGACTTCCATATGTCACCAGAGCATCCAAAGAGTATGCagaattgaatgatttccaataGTGACAATTCAAGAGGGCAAATTGCCTATATCAGGAACTATAGATCTCACCAAGAGCTGTTAGCAATTGTGTTTTCTTGCATCATGAGTGGGCTATAGTTCCCAAGCAAGAGCTATTATATTTTCTCCATCACCAGGAATCTATTGGAACCTTTATTGCCAATAGAGACTATCCATCTTTAGCAGTGGAAAGTGCAAAAACTTCACCTTTTGAGAGTCCTCCTGATGAGCAGCTCAAATTGGCCGCGCCAAAGGTGCCCTGTTTGATACAGCAGTTAGACATAACACCAAAGAACCTTTCTTTATAGTCTTTCACAGGCTTAACCGAGGGCTTAGGTGTTTTGGGCAATGGCAGACCAGATAAAAGCACATGGAAACATTGTCTGCTTAGTGTCACGTATTTGGTTCAAATATTCTTTCTAGGTGTCTTGTCATCCTTTTTTCAAAGCATCAGTTAATTGCTTTCATAAAATTGGTTCATGATGTGTCGATGATTATGCTGATTACTTTGGCTCTTTGTTGCCAGCCATGAACTTTTGAAAAGCACCTGCTTTGCTCCCCTAGCCcccccaacccaaaaaaaaaaaggaaaaaaagctCCTTATATATGTCCTGAAATTTCTTTGAATAAGAATGCTGCCTGAACATTGCAAGACATGAAGTTCTGTTGCTCGTGGAAACTGATCATAAGTGACACAAGCTACCACTTCTCAGAAGTTCTTGAATATGACATTAGGATGGTAGAATCTAGAAGAAGTATATATAATAGGACccatttggagttgtttttctgcaaataattacaaaagtcTCAAAAGcattttgaaagttaagtgacgaATCTATGTTTTTTTTATGAATGATTTggtaaattgactaaaagaGAATACATAAATAAGAAGGCTTAGCACTTAAAAGATGTGTTTCATTGTGCAGATTTACAGTTATTGGATTTTTTTGCATTGAAAGTATGGGTAAATAAGACTTAATTTGAATATGAAAACATGTCTTAGTGGTAATCTCTTCTACCTTTTTCCTGCCAAAGAGATTGATATTATTTGGTGGAGACAATTGTAGAGTACCCTTGTAGAGTTATATTTATTGTGCTTTTCACATGTTAAAAACCTAAAAAATTCTAGGATTTTACTTTTCCTTATTTTGTCCACATTCTTTTGTTGGTTAAATTTCTTGCTTGTTTCTTTTATCGCCAGAAGATTGATTGCTCAAAAGTTGTCCATCAGGTTTGTTTCTTCATCTCATGTTCATTCTTGCCCCTTTATACTCGTAATTTTGTTGTTTCCTTTTGGTTTGGCATTCCAGGTTGCTGGCAGAACCCCCCTGAAAACTAACATTTGTAAATTATTCTATAGGTACAGAGAGCTTTCTACTTTGCCTAAATGTGTCGAGGTTGGCAGTTCTTTCTTATACTGGCTTTATACTTATGAGCATTCccgaaaccaaaaaaaaaaaaaatgtatatatatatatatcttgttgatgtaaaatttgtttCATTGAATTGCAGGACTATGTAGCTTTCCAAGATCATGCTTCTAGAGATAGTAGTATGACTGTATATGGTGGtggattgaatcaagaaaagcaTGGTTTGCTGAACTCTGAGGATTTAAAAATTGTCAAGGGAGAGGGGAAAACTTGGATTCAAGTAGGTTCTTCAAGAACCTATACACCTTCAGAGGACGATATTGACTCCAGCCTAAGGCTGGTCTCTGTTGCCATAGATGACATGGGCATCAAAATGTCGATTAATGTCTTTGTTACCACTCCTGTCATTAGATTACCTCGTCCATATCCTCGCCATATGATCATATTTTGCTCCCTcagaaaatttagaaatccCAAGTGTATTGCCACACCTTTCAAAGAAGAAAGTTTCAGGGTATTATCTTATAATATCCTAGCTGACCTATATACCGTAAGTGGTGCATATACTCACTGCCCTAACTGGGCACTTACATGGGAATATCGTCGGCGTAATTTGCTCAATGAGATCCTTTCTTATGATGCCGATATCCTTTGTCTTCAGGAGGTAATTCTTGCTTCTCTCTCTGTGCATATTGAATTTGGATAAGGAAATTTCTGATCTTCTTCTTAACATTTTTCTCTTTGCTACTTTTCTTGTGGATCAAGCAGGTGCAGAGTGATCATTTTAAGAATTTCTTTGAACCTGAATTTGCAAAATTGGGTTATTCAGCTATTTATAAGAGGAAAACCAAGGAGGTGTGCTTCCACAAATACTTACTTCTGAAAATGGATGAATTCCTTTTCTTTGGAAAATATAGCTCTTAAAATCTGCAAAGTGGTAGGATTATCTAAAGCTAGCATGAAGTCTCTACTTAGTCCCTTCAACCATGTATATCAACTCACCTGAAAAAATCTAATATCTGACAAGTTTTCTAGATCAAAGACCGAATGCCTCTTTTGTGCATCTTTTCCATTTAAATAGAAAAACTCTGTACCTTCTCTCCTCCGTCAGAATATCTACCTCCCTAATGTATTAATTACATATATGCTAATATACATCTAATATAGTAGACCATGAGTGCAATTAGTAGACTAGATCCCATAAGCAGCTGTTCTTGTCTTTTGCTAGCAGATCAGATCTCATAATCAGTTGCTGCCCATGACTTCCATAAGCAGCTGTTCTTGACTTTTACTTTTGCTAGCAGGCTGTCCTTGACTTCCATAAGCAGCTGTTCTTGACTTTTGCATTTAGTAGACCAGATCCCAACTACTGCCCTTGATATCCCCCCTCAAATTGATGCTGGTGGATCAAAAAGCATCAATTTGTCAACCAGAAAATTGTGTCTATGACGGGAGAGAGCTTTAGTAAATATATCAGCAGTTTGGAGATCAGTGGTAATATGAGGAAGAGAAATAACATGATCATCATATGCTTCACGGATAGAgtgacaatcaacttcaatatgttttgtaCGCTCATGGAATACAGGATTAGCAGCAATGTGAATAGCGCTAGTATTATCGGCATGAAGGGGAGTAGGTGCAAGTTGGGGAAACCCAAGCTCACCTAAGAGGCCTCGAAGCCAAATGATCTCAGAACATCCAGAGGACATAGCACGATACTCTGACTCAGTAGAGGATTTAGACACCCTATCTTGCTTTTTGCTTTTCCAAGAAATAAGAGAATTTCCAAGAAACATGCACCAACCAGTAATTGATCGTCTAGTATCTGAACACCCTGCCCAGTCAGCGTCGCTATAGGCTACCAAATGAATAGGAGAATTTTTGGAGAAGAAAAGACCACGAGAGGAAGTGCCTAGTAAATAGCGAATAATGCGACGAACAGCAGCTAGATGGAGATGCCTAGGCGTCTGCATAAATTGACTAACTTGTTGAACAGCAAATGAAATATCAGGCCGAGTAATAGTTAAATAGTTAAGACTTCCCACCAATTGCCGATAGAGAGAGGGATCTGAGAGAAAATCACCCTCATCACGGCGATATTTAACATTTACTTCCAAGGGAGTATCAACAGACCGACCATCTTGAAGACCTGCCAAAGCAATTAATTCCTGGATGTATTTATGTTGATGTAAGAAAATACCAACTGAGGTAGAGTGCACTTCTAGGCCCAAAAAATATTGTAGAGGACCTAAATCTTTCATATGAAAAGAACGTTGAAGATGCTCTTGAAGTTGAGAGATTAATGCAGAGTCATTTCCTGTGATaacaatatcatcaacataaacCAGAAGTAAAACCAGTCCCTTATCAGTCTTGCGAAGAAACAAAGAGGAGTCATACTGGCTCTGAACAAATGAGAAGCTAATAAGGGTAGAACGGAACTTATCAAACCAAGCCCGTGGAGCTTGTTTTAAGCCATAGAGTGAACGTTTTAGCTTACAAACATCAGAAGAAGATGTAAAAAATAACCCTGATGGTGGAGTCATATAAATATCTTCTTGAAGATCGCCATGTAAAAAGGCATTCTTTACATCCATCTGTCGCAATGACCAGCCTGTAGAAGCAGCAATAGCTAGAACAAGTCTAACTGTTGTCATCTTTGCCACAGGAGCAAAGGTCTCCTCATAATGTACTCCATACTTTTGCCGATTACCAAGAGCTACTAATCGTGCCTTATACCTTTCAAGTGAGCCATCAGATCTCAATTTAACAGAAAAtacccatttacaaccaatgggTTTAACACCATCGGGACAAGGAACAAGATCCCAAGTATGATTCTCCTGAAGAGCTTGAAGTTCCTCATTCATAGCTTTCACCCAACATGCTTGTTTAGCTGCCTGTAAATAGGATGTAGGAACTGTAGTGTCAGTTATAGTGGCAGAAAAACCATACCGATCAGGCGGACGACTAAGACGTAGGGACCTTCGAAGAGTGGTTGGAGCAAGGACTGGATTAGTGTCAAGAAGAGGTTGTGATGAAGAAGCCTGTCGTCTCTGATAAACAATCCCAGGTTTAAATCGATCAACTGGTGGAGCAATATCATCAAAGTTAGGAAGAACAACACCTTCAGACGAGGAACCATGGTATGGAAAGTAGTGctcattttcaaagaaaatcACATTTCTAGAAATGTGTAGATGATTAGCAATAGCATCATAACACAAAAATCCTTTATGAGTTGTACTATAACCCATGAAAGCACATTTTACAGATTGAGCTGTAAGTTTGTGACGCTCATGAGGAGGTAAGTGAACAAAGCAAACACATCCGAATGTGTGTAGATTGCCATAATCAGGATGTACACCAAAAAGACGATAATAAGGAGAATCAAAATTCAATTGTTGAGAAGGTAGACGATTGATTAAATAAACTGCAGTGGATAAAGCTTCCACCCAAAATTTAGATGGAACCGAAGACTGCAAGAGTAAGGTTCGTACCATATCCAACAAATGGCGATGCTTACGTTCAGCCACCCCATTCTGTTGAGGGGTATAAGGACATGATCGTTGAGATAAAATACCTCTCTGTTGCAAAAATGCTTGAAAGGCATGTGACATATATTCCCCGCCATTGTCAGAGTGTAAAACTTTAATGCAAGTAGAAAATTGTGTTTCTACATAAGCTacaaatttcttaaaaacaGCAAATACTTCAGCTTTAGTACGCAAAAAATATACCCATGTGAAACGACTATAGTCATCAATGAATGTcacaaaatatttatattgtGCATGTGAAACAACAGGAGTAATACCCCAAACATCACTATGAATGATCTCAAAACTTGTATTAGCATGACCACCATGACTAGGAAAAGGTAATATTTTACTTTTCCCTAGTCTACAAGTAGAACAATCAAAAGACAATTTATGATTAAAACACTGATCCTTGCTCCCCAGAAAATCATGCTTTATTAAATGAGATAAAATGACATTATTTGGATGACCCAATCGTTGATGCCATACTTCAACTTTATTGTCAACAACCATAGAAGCCAAAGACAAACTACTTggaactgaaaattgcaaaggAAATAGTCTGCCCACTTTAGGCCCCTTCGCGATCACCTTCCCCGACACCTGGTCCTGCACAAGACAACCATCACGAGAGAACCGTACATCACAGTTATTATCCACCATCTGACCAACAGAAATCAAACTAGTAGACAACCCTGGAGAGACAAATACATGACGAAAAGAAGGTCCAATATCACCAATGGCTGTAATTGGAAGATTACTGCCGTTAGCAATCTGAATATTTTGTGTACCAGTATATTGCCGTAGATTATGTAGTGATGCAGATGAACCAGTCATATGATTTGATGCTCCAGAATCAACTAACCAAGGAGTAGAAACAATTTTACCTTGACCTTGAAGTCCAAGAGTAGAAAATGCTGAAAGAATCATTTGTTGAACCATTTCTGGAGTAAGTGTTGTGGCTGTGGATGTAGAACCAATAGTGTTAGAGTCTTGGACAGCACCTTGAAAGGCTTGGACTCTTCGATTCTCAGGGCGTGTAGGACAGTCCTTGATAATGTGTCCAGTTTGCTTACAATAATTGCAAAATTTCTTTCCACAATTGCGTGCAATATGCCCAAGTTCCTTGCAACTATAGCACTGTACTTGTCCCTTTCCGCGATTCTTCCCTTGAGCAGCATAGGCAATATTGACAACTTCAGATATCTCCTTTGATGTACCTATGATAGTTTGTGTAGCCATTCTCTGTTCTTCTCGCAACAAGTCACCAAGACATACGTCTAAAGAAGGAACTGGGTTTCTATTTAACAA
Protein-coding regions in this window:
- the LOC113713829 gene encoding carbon catabolite repressor protein 4 homolog 1-like isoform X2, yielding MGLEWEVQVRFPSDTPVAGIELNPWVRVNYKGSYVSPPNYALQFAWYRELSTLPKCVEDYVAFQDHASRDSSMTVYGGGLNQEKHGLLNSEDLKIVKGEGKTWIQVGSSRTYTPSEDDIDSSLRLVSVAIDDMGIKMSINVFVTTPVIRLPRPYPRHMIIFCSLRKFRNPKCIATPFKEESFRVLSYNILADLYTVSGAYTHCPNWALTWEYRRRNLLNEILSYDADILCLQEVQSDHFKNFFEPEFAKLGYSAIYKRKTKEVYSANEYVIDGCATFFRHDRFKIVIKYEDNVALVVILEEKDNGRSPDAARSTICVANTHIHRGLDASDVRLFQVVNLIRGLEKIDSSGIPILICGDMNSLPGSDPHRFLINGEVGCFSEKFRDPLGIHKHLKLSHSMHLACAYAHLLDSNEVGQHQKEKMDYQAMEPLFTCFKPSLTGTLDYILYSKNRLKVDGLLKLLDYDSLEKRLLPSPLWSSDHVALMANFRVKHASRGVQYLSPPPDPWEQKQTN
- the LOC113713829 gene encoding carbon catabolite repressor protein 4 homolog 1-like isoform X5, which gives rise to MGLEWEVQVRFPSDTPVAGIELNPWVRVNYKGSYVSPPNYALQFAWYRELSTLPKCVEDYVAFQDHASRDSSMTVYGGGLNQEKHGLLNSEDLKIVKGEGKTWIQVGSSRTYTPSEDDIDSSLRLVSVAIDDMGIKMSINVFVTTPVIRLPRPYPRHMIIFCSLRKFRNPKCIATPFKEESFRVLSYNILADLYTVSGAYTHCPNWALTWEYRRRNLLNEILSYDADILCLQEVQSDHFKNFFEPEFAKLGYSAIYKRKTKEVYSANEYVIDGCATFFRHDRFKIVIKYEVEYDKMALPVIEVLEPDKRNNGLFRLMKDNVALVVILEEKDNGRSPDAARSTICVANTHIHRGLDASDVRLFQVVNLIRGLEKIDSSGIPILICGDMNSLPGSDPHRFLINGEVGCFSEKFRDPLGIHKHLKLSHSMHLPCNAVRFLF
- the LOC113713829 gene encoding carbon catabolite repressor protein 4 homolog 1-like isoform X4 — encoded protein: MGLEWEVQVRFPSDTPVAGIELNPWVRVNYKGSYVSPPNYALQFAWYRELSTLPKCVEDYVAFQDHASRDSSMTVYGGGLNQEKHGLLNSEDLKIVKGEGKTWIQVGSSRTYTPSEDDIDSSLRLVSVAIDDMGIKMSINVFVTTPVIRLPRPYPRHMIIFCSLRKFRNPKCIATPFKEESFRVLSYNILADLYTVSGAYTHCPNWALTWEYRRRNLLNEILSYDADILCLQEVQSDHFKNFFEPEFAKLGYSAIYKRKTKEDNVALVVILEEKDNGRSPDAARSTICVANTHIHRGLDASDVRLFQVVNLIRGLEKIDSSGIPILICGDMNSLPGSDPHRFLINGEVGCFSEKFRDPLGIHKHLKLSHSMHLACAYAHLLDSNEVGQHQKEKMDYQAMEPLFTCFKPSLTGTLDYILYSKNRLKVDGLLKLLDYDSLEKRLLPSPLWSSDHVALMANFRVKHASRGVQYLSPPPDPWEQKQTN